In Mus caroli chromosome 16, CAROLI_EIJ_v1.1, whole genome shotgun sequence, the sequence TCAATTTAAACACTAAGGCAACTGTCTAATTAACCTATCAAGCCTACTGTGGATCTCAAATCTAGTAACATAGAGGTGGAAAACATTGTTAggatatgcatatacatatgtgcataagtTCTAaatgggttttgggttttgttattatttatttttattttacaactctatcatttatttttattttgtggagagACAACCTCTGTCAAGATCAATcaggagaaaaaaacagaaatttgttAGGAATTGTGCatacctttaaaattttaaagcatacCTTCCATCTTTGGAGTATTATAGGAAACATTCTATAACTTGTTGGCTGAAGTCTAAGCAGTAAAAAGGTCTGTGTTGATAACAGCATTTATTACCCAAAATAATTCAGAAGAGCAGCAGATTTTGAGATATTTGCTTGGACTAGAACTGGTAACTTCAAAAAGAAGTTTCAAAAGGGCAGCTAAGTTTTTCTTCCCAGGCTAAATTATTGGACTTTTTGAACAAGTCCGTTATTTGTATCTTATATAATTAAGACTTTTTATATTAAACATGCtttaaaatgctgttttcttttgaCAACACTTTAGTGAGATGCATTTGTAAGAGATCCAATAAGCCAAGAACATGAATAATATTAACCCCTGCCACTTGGAAGCAGGGATTAGTAGGTTAGtcactaaataaaatgaaaacattaccTAAAGTTTCTAAGGCACACAGGTATCTACAATATCTCAAGTGGGATTTATTTGGTGGACCGCAATAAGTTCTCAGAACATTTGCTGTAACTCAGGTAGAAATAGGCAAGTATTCACATTAGTCTGTAGTCCAAAAAGGTATTTCAACTAAAATATGTCAATTCTCACATCTACAGTGGCTTAGAGATAGATGGTCAGTGTTGTTTCTGCAGCTTCTTCAAGCAGAGGTACAGTGCTCAATGCTTTAGAGGGGTTAGCAAATTCCTTTCCCTTTTGTTCAACAATGCCTCATCTCCACTATGTAAAACCTGGTCTCCAGTGCCACTATCTATTTTCTGCCTTACGTTAGGTCTTACTTCAGGGCTATTACACAAAGTGATTACGTTATAAAAGGCCTCCAGATCACTCGGTTCAAATGTTACAGATGGCTTCAGTAATGATTCAGGAGCAAGGGTACTTCCTCCAATGATTCTCAGGTTGATAAATTTGATTTTCCAAGTATTTTCCACGAAAGGGCTACGGATAAGTCCAAAAATTTGCTCAAATATGCCCAAACAAGAATTTCCTCGGTGGACAGTCCCTGCAACTCCAACCATAACTAATCCATGAGGAGAAGACGCACATTTTAGTCCTTGAGAATCAAGGTTGGGACTGAGAAAGAGAAATTCCTCTTTAACTAATGACAGTAAGCGAAGGCTCACGATTTCTGCTCCTTGGTAGTCTGTCGTGTTTTGTTCTGAGGTGTTGTAATAAAACCTAAGCTTGGCGTCATGCCAGAAGTGCTGTGGGCCCCAGTCATCTTGAGGTGGGNCCAGAAAAGGATTCTGAGAATTAAGAAGTTCAAAGAACCAGTGACAGAATTCTTCTCCTAAGCGACGGAAATCGACCTTTTCAGCGTCTTTATCTTCNNNNNNNNNNNNNNNNNNNNNNNNNNNNNNNNNNNNNNNNNNNNNNNNNNNNNNNNNNNNNNNNNNNNNNNNNNNNNNNNNNNNNNNNNNNNNNNNNNNNNNNNNNNNNNNNNNNNNNNNNNNNNNNNNNNNNNNNNNNNNNNNNNNNNNNNNNNNNNNNNNNNNNNNNNNNNNNNNNNNNNNNNNNNNNNNNNNNNNNNNNNNNNNNNNNNNNNNNNNNNNNNNNNNNNNNNNNNNNNNNNNNNNNNNNNNNNNNNNNNNNNNNNNNNNNNNNNNNNNNNNNNNNNNNNNNNNNNNNNNNNNNNNNNNNNNNNNNNNNNNNNNNNNNNNNNNNNNNNNNNNNNNNNNNNNNNNNNNNNNNNNNNNNNNNNNNNNNNNNNNNNNNNNNNNNNNNNNNNNNNNNNNNNNNNNNNNNNNNNNNNNNNNNNNNNNNNNNNNNNNNNNNNNNNNNNNNNNNNNNNNNNNNNNNNNNNNNNNNNNNNNNNNNNNNNNNNNNNNNNNNNNNNNNNNNNNNNNNNNNNNNNNNNNNNNNNNNNNN encodes:
- the C16H3orf38 gene encoding uncharacterized protein C3orf38 homolog, with amino-acid sequence MSGLSHLESEGCRNLLGLLDNDEIMALCDTVTNRLVQPVDRQDAIHAILVYSQNVEELLRRKKVHREVIFKYLAKQGVVVPPTAEKHNLIQYAKDYWGKQSPKLKDTAEPVTKTEDIQLFKQXXXEDKDAEKVDFRRLGEEFCHWFFELLNSQNPFLXPPQDDWGPQHFWHDAKLRFYYNTSEQNTTDYQGAEIVSLRLLSLVKEEFLFLSPNLDSQGLKCASSPHGLVMVGVAGTVHRGNSCLGIFEQIFGLIRSPFVENTWKIKFINLRIIGGSTLAPESLLKPSVTFEPSDLEAFYNVITLCNSPEVRPNVRQKIDSGTGDQVLHSGDEALLNKRERNLLTPLKH